The following coding sequences lie in one Quadrisphaera setariae genomic window:
- the mshA gene encoding D-inositol-3-phosphate glycosyltransferase, producing the protein MVSMHTSPLDQPGTGDAGGLNVYVVELACELARRGTEVEVFTRARSSAAPPEVELAPGVLVRHVPAGPFEGLAKEDLPAQMCTFAAGVLRTEARRDAGWYDLVHSHYWLSGQVADLAADRWGVPLVHTAHTLAKVKNAHLAAGDLPEPASRVIGEEQVVAAADRLIANTDDEARDLVERYGAAPERVDVVPPGVDLLRFSPGAGEDRGRGAARALLGLPPEALVMVFAGRVQPLKAPDVLLRAAAELLRREGAALRHRLVVAVVGGRSGVGGHAQDLEGLARTLGLAGVPGVPDVVRFEPPASRDRLPEWFRAADLVAVPSYNESFGLVALEAQACGTPVVAARVGGLVTAVADGTSGVLVDGHDPRAWAEALQRLAADPGERERLAGGARAHAERFGWGASAEGVLRSYVAALERRRRSCA; encoded by the coding sequence ATGGTCAGCATGCACACCTCACCGCTGGACCAGCCCGGCACCGGAGACGCGGGAGGGCTCAACGTCTACGTGGTCGAGCTCGCCTGCGAGCTGGCCCGCCGCGGCACCGAGGTGGAGGTCTTCACCCGCGCCCGCTCCTCCGCGGCCCCGCCCGAGGTGGAGCTGGCGCCCGGCGTGCTGGTCCGCCACGTGCCCGCCGGGCCGTTCGAGGGCCTGGCCAAGGAGGACCTGCCCGCGCAGATGTGCACCTTCGCTGCGGGGGTGCTGCGCACCGAGGCGCGACGCGACGCCGGCTGGTACGACCTCGTGCACTCCCACTACTGGCTGTCCGGGCAGGTGGCCGACCTCGCCGCTGACCGCTGGGGCGTGCCGCTGGTGCACACCGCCCACACGCTGGCCAAGGTCAAGAACGCCCACCTCGCCGCGGGAGACCTGCCCGAGCCGGCCTCCCGCGTCATCGGTGAGGAACAGGTGGTGGCCGCGGCCGACCGGCTCATCGCCAACACGGACGACGAGGCCCGCGACCTCGTGGAGCGCTACGGCGCGGCGCCCGAGCGGGTGGACGTGGTGCCGCCGGGGGTGGACCTGCTCCGGTTCTCCCCGGGGGCCGGCGAGGACCGCGGGCGGGGCGCCGCCCGCGCGCTGCTGGGACTGCCGCCCGAAGCGCTCGTCATGGTGTTCGCCGGTCGCGTGCAGCCCCTGAAGGCCCCTGACGTGCTGCTGCGCGCCGCGGCCGAGCTGCTGCGCCGCGAGGGCGCCGCCCTGCGCCACCGGCTCGTGGTGGCCGTGGTGGGCGGCAGGTCCGGCGTGGGGGGCCACGCCCAGGACCTCGAGGGCCTGGCGCGCACCCTGGGGCTCGCGGGCGTGCCGGGCGTGCCCGACGTGGTGAGGTTCGAGCCGCCCGCCTCCCGCGACCGCCTGCCCGAGTGGTTCCGTGCCGCCGACCTCGTGGCGGTGCCGAGCTACAACGAGTCGTTCGGGCTGGTGGCCCTGGAGGCGCAGGCGTGCGGCACACCGGTGGTGGCGGCGCGCGTGGGCGGGCTGGTCACGGCTGTGGCCGACGGCACCTCCGGCGTGCTCGTCGACGGGCACGACCCGCGCGCGTGGGCCGAGGCCCTGCAGCGCCTCGCCGCCGACCCCGGCGAGCGGGAGCGGCTCGCGGGCGGGGCGCGGGCCCACGCCGAGCGCTTCGGCTGGGGCGCCAGCGCCGAGGGGGTGCTGCGCAGCTACGTCGCGGCGCTCGAGCGCCGCCGGCGCAGCTGCGCCTGA
- the dtd gene encoding D-aminoacyl-tRNA deacylase: MRAVVQRASSGRVVVDGEEVAALDGPGLVVLVGVSVDDGPDDAAQVARKVADLRVLRGELSAVDAGAPVIVVSQFTLLADTRKGRRPTWAGAARGDVAEPLVAAVVEALRERGLRVGTGVFGADMAVELVNDGPITILLDTRSPG; the protein is encoded by the coding sequence GTGAGGGCGGTGGTGCAGCGCGCCTCCTCGGGGCGCGTGGTGGTGGACGGCGAGGAGGTGGCCGCCCTCGACGGCCCCGGTCTCGTGGTGCTCGTGGGGGTCTCGGTCGACGACGGGCCGGACGACGCCGCCCAGGTGGCCCGCAAGGTGGCCGACCTGCGGGTGCTGCGCGGAGAGCTGTCCGCCGTCGACGCCGGCGCCCCCGTCATCGTGGTCAGCCAGTTCACGCTGCTCGCCGACACCCGCAAGGGGCGGCGCCCCACGTGGGCGGGGGCGGCCCGCGGCGACGTCGCCGAGCCGCTGGTCGCCGCCGTGGTCGAGGCGCTGCGCGAGCGCGGCCTGAGGGTCGGCACGGGGGTCTTCGGAGCCGACATGGCGGTGGAGCTGGTGAACGACGGTCCGATCACGATCCTGCTCGACACGCGCTCACCCGGGTAG
- a CDS encoding DUF2516 family protein, with translation MDLIASGQGFILLVLGVAALGLEVWALVQAIRFRKDAYPAAGKQTKVLWVTLTAVGAAVGFVSLGNPLGFLSIIAVAIAAIFLVSVLPALRSVQGPGGRTSNGPYGGW, from the coding sequence GTGGACCTCATCGCCTCCGGTCAGGGCTTCATCCTCCTCGTGCTCGGCGTCGCCGCGCTCGGCCTGGAGGTCTGGGCACTGGTCCAGGCCATCAGGTTCCGCAAGGACGCCTACCCGGCGGCCGGGAAGCAGACCAAGGTGCTGTGGGTGACGCTCACCGCGGTCGGCGCGGCCGTCGGCTTCGTCTCGCTGGGCAACCCGCTCGGCTTCCTGTCGATCATCGCCGTCGCGATCGCCGCGATCTTCCTCGTGAGCGTCCTCCCGGCGCTGCGCTCGGTGCAGGGCCCCGGCGGCCGCACCTCGAACGGGCCGTACGGCGGCTGGTGA
- a CDS encoding class I SAM-dependent methyltransferase codes for MPASPAPRRPVGRPTRGTTGTNRLRRLDRWLVGPGASLLRSADDPLVVDLGYGASHTTTAELAARLRVVRPDVDVVGLEIDPERVSAATEGLRRAGLAGTGVRFAVGGFELGAPGVLGGRRPVVVRAANVLRQYPVEEVGPAWRLVASRLAPGGLLLDATCDEVGRRAAWVVVDDDGAPRSLVLSLRLAGLERPGAVAERLPKALIERNVPGEPVHAWLAALDDAWAREAPLAVFGARQRFAAAVARVREAGWPVQGRPARWRLGEVAVAAASVGL; via the coding sequence GTGCCAGCCTCGCCCGCCCCGCGGCGCCCGGTGGGCAGGCCCACCCGCGGCACCACGGGCACCAACCGGCTGCGGCGCCTCGACAGGTGGCTCGTCGGACCCGGGGCCTCGCTGCTGCGCTCCGCGGACGACCCCCTCGTGGTCGACCTCGGCTACGGCGCCTCCCACACGACCACCGCGGAGCTGGCCGCGCGCCTGCGGGTGGTGCGCCCCGACGTGGACGTGGTGGGGCTCGAGATCGACCCCGAGCGCGTGAGCGCCGCCACCGAGGGGCTGCGGCGCGCCGGCCTGGCCGGGACGGGCGTGCGCTTCGCCGTCGGCGGCTTCGAGCTGGGGGCCCCGGGGGTGCTGGGCGGGCGGCGGCCGGTGGTGGTGCGCGCGGCCAACGTGCTGCGCCAGTACCCGGTCGAGGAGGTGGGGCCCGCCTGGCGGCTCGTGGCGTCGCGGCTGGCGCCGGGGGGCCTGCTCCTGGACGCCACGTGCGACGAGGTCGGGCGGCGGGCCGCCTGGGTCGTCGTCGACGACGACGGCGCGCCGCGCTCTCTGGTGCTGTCGCTGCGCCTCGCCGGTCTGGAGCGCCCGGGGGCGGTGGCCGAGCGCCTGCCCAAGGCGCTCATCGAGCGGAACGTGCCGGGTGAGCCGGTGCACGCGTGGCTCGCGGCGCTGGACGACGCGTGGGCCAGGGAGGCGCCGCTGGCGGTGTTCGGGGCGCGGCAGCGGTTCGCCGCCGCGGTGGCCCGCGTGCGGGAGGCGGGGTGGCCCGTGCAGGGGCGCCCCGCGAGGTGGCGGCTCGGCGAGGTGGCCGTGGCCGCCGCGTCCGTCGGCCTGTAG